A DNA window from Lutra lutra chromosome 8, mLutLut1.2, whole genome shotgun sequence contains the following coding sequences:
- the BAMBI gene encoding BMP and activin membrane-bound inhibitor homolog — translation MDRHSSYIFIWLQLELCAMAVLLTKGEIRCYCDAAHCVATGYMCKSELNACFSRLLDPQNTNSPLTHGCLDSLASTADLCQAKQARNHSGTAVPTLECCHEDMCNYRGLHDVLAPPKGEASGRGNRYQHDGGRNLITKVQELTSSKELWFRAAVIAVPIAGGLILVLLIMLALRMLRSENKRLQDQRQQMLSRLHYSFHGHHSKKGQVAKVDLECMVPVSGHENCCLTCDKMRQADLSNDKILSLVHWGMYSGHGKLEFV, via the exons ATGGATCGCCATTCCAGCTACATCTTCATCTGGCTGCAGCTCGAACTCTGCGCCATGGCCGTGCTGCTCACCAAAG GTGAAATCAGATGCTACTGTGATGCTGCTCACTGCGTGGCGACCGGCTATATGTGTAAATCCGAGCTGAACGCCTGCTTTTCGAGGCTTCTCGATCCTCAGAACACAAACTCCCCGCTCACCCATGGCTGCCTGGACTCTCTCGCAAGCACAGCAGACCTCTGCCAAGCCAAACAGGCCCGAAACCACTCTGGCACCGCCGTGCCCACATTGGAATGCTGTCACGAAGACATGTGCAATTACCGAGGGCTGCACGATGTGCTCGCCCCTCCCAAGGGGGAAGCCTCAG GACGAGGAAACCGCTATCAGCACGACGGCGGCAGGAACCTGATCACCAAAGTACAGGAGCTGACGTCCTCCAAAGAGCTGTGGTTCCGGGCGGCCGTGATCGCCGTGCCCATCGCCGGCGGCCTCATTCTGGTGTTGCTGATCATGCTGGCCTTGAGGATGCTCCGGAGTGAGAACAAGAGACTGCAGGATCAGCGGCAGCAGATGCTGTCCCGTTTGCACTACAGCTTCCACGGACACCATTCCAAGAAGGGGCAGGTGGCCAAGGTAGACTTGGAGTGCATGGTGCCCGTGAGCGGCCACGAGAACTGCTGTCTGACCTGTGACAAGATGAGACAAGCGGACCTCAGCAACGACAAGATCCTCTCGCTCGTGCACTGGGGCATGTACAGCGGGCACGGGAAGCTGGAGTTCGTATGA